The Arthrobacter caoxuetaonis DNA window TCCGGGGCAGCATCGGCGACGCAGGCCATGGCGTTGGCGGCACGGGAGGAGTAGTTCGTCGGTGAGTTGCGGTCCAGGATGGCGATGGCGCGGGTCTCCAGGCTGATGGCACCCTCTTCTGCCTTCTGCTTCAGGGTCTCGCCGTAGTAGCCCTCGAATTCTGCGCAGTGCACGCAGTTCGGGTCAACGTAGAGCACCACTGATGCGGGCTCCCCTTCGGCAGGCGCGGAGATCCCGGGCGGGGTCCCGTCGACGGTTTCAGGGATGACCTCGGCGTTAACGTTCAACCCTTCGGACAGGGGTGCCTGGGTGTTGACTCCGCCGAAGACGTTGGCTGCTGCCGGGACGGGGCCGCTTGAGCTGATGGGCTCGGCCCGGTTGCCGACGGCCAGTGCTGCGATGCCGGCGGTAATGACCACGGCT harbors:
- a CDS encoding DsbA family protein yields the protein MPEELSKKEKTEQRRAQAAARISAEKTRERRRRRMIQAGTFLAAVVITAGIAALAVGNRAEPISSSGPVPAAANVFGGVNTQAPLSEGLNVNAEVIPETVDGTPPGISAPAEGEPASVVLYVDPNCVHCAEFEGYYGETLKQKAEEGAISLETRAIAILDRNSPTNYSSRAANAMACVADAAPEKYLEFTGAVFENFPSGELANQGLIDLAGEHGVDGISDCVKDGTFRPFVKFTTEAATEHGITGTPTIFINGHLWDLQGGFETVLNEAITG